The genomic interval GATCGTCGGATTGCCGTTCTGCGCGATCTGCGCCGCGGCACTCTCGATCTCGGCGATCAGCGGCTCGATGTTCCGCGAGCCGACGAAGGGGGCGAATTTCGAGCAGAAGGCCAGCTCTTCGCCCCACAGGTAGCAGACCTCGCTCAGACCGGCGTGGAGCATGTAGCTCTCGCGCAAAAGCCGCGCCGCATCGCGCAGGAAGGAGCGCTGCTGCTCGCGCGAGAGCTGGGCGGCCTCCTCGGCCCAGCCGATCAGCTCCAGATGCCGGTCGTTGTAGCTCAGGCGCATCAGCGAGCAGAAAAGCCCGAAGTTCTCCCGCCGCGCGGCGTCGTTCTCGCCCGCCGCCAGATGTCCCAGTTCCAGCAGGTCGCCGCCCGCAAGACGCGCCATGTTGCGCGCCTGCAACGGATCCGTCACGCCGCGTTCGCGGGCCGCACGCTCCAGCACCTCGGGCGCGATGCGGGGGACGGCCACCTCCTGCGTGCGCGAAAGGATCGTCGGCAGCAGGCGGTCGGGCTGCTCGGAGACCAGGATGAAGAGCGTCCGCTCCCACGGCTCCTCGAGAATCTTGAGAATCTTGTTCGCGGCCTCCTCGTTCATCGTCTCCGGAAGCCAGACGAGCATCGTCTTGTAGTCGGCCTCGAAGCTCTTGAAGGAGAGCTTGCGGATGATCTCGTCGGCCTCTCGGGCCGCGATCATGCCCTTGAGCGTCTTGCCCAGATCGAGCCGGTCGTACCACTCCTGCGGCGAGAAACAGCCGCCCCGCTCGGCGAAAAGCGCGCGGAACTGCTCCAGGAACTCGTCGCTGCGGACCGCCTCGCCCGACTTCTTGCCCTGTTTGTTCACCGGAAAGACCAGATGCAGGTCGGGATGCGCGAGGGCGGCGATCTGCCGACAGTCGGGACATTCGCCGCACGAATCGCCATCCCGCCGGTGGCGGCAGCAGAGATACTGCACATAGGCCACGGCCAGCGCGAGCGTCCCGTAGCCCGCCGCACCCGAAAAGAGCTGCGCATGGCTCACGCGCCCCGCATCGACCGACCGCGCCAGATGCCGCTTCAGATCCTCCTGTCCCGTAATGTCCGCAAACCGCATATCCTTCTCCTCAAAATCCGTTAAGACCGCTTCAGCACCGCACGCGCCATCGCCCCGAGGTCGATCCGCTCCCGGCGGACGAGGTAGGCGACATAGGACGCAAGAAGCAACATATTAAACGCATAGCCCACGAACATATTGCCCGCGGCGCCCCCGACGGCCTCGGCCGCGGCGAACCCCGCCAGCGCGACGGCGACATACTCGCCGATGCGCCGCCAGTCGTAGGGCGTGGGGAAGAAGCGGCGGTTGAGCCACCAGCTCACGGCGACCATCGCCACCTCGCTCGCCAGCCGCGCCCAGGCCGCCCCGAAGTAACCGCACAAGGGCACGAGCCAGCACCCGAAAAGGAGGATGGCCGCAAGCCCCGTGCCGGTGACGACGATCGCGAGCGACGTCCGCTCCTCGCGCTTGTACCAGAACGAGAGGTTGAGCCATACGCCCGTGAGGACGTTGGCCCCGAGCACCACCGGCAGGATGAAGATCCCCTCGCGGAACTCCCGTCCCACGATCAGCGCGAAGACGTCGCGGAAAAGGGCGATGCAGAGGAAAATCACCATCGAGGCCATGACGTAGTATTTCAGCGCCGCGGCATTCATCGCCACGAAGTCCGACTTTTTGAAATTCGAAAGGAAGAAGGGCTCGGCGGCCAGCCGGTAGATCTGGTAGAAGAGCATCATCACCACGGCGATCTTCGTGACGGCGCCATAGACGCCCAGTTGCGCCATGGCCACCCCCTCGGGCAGCAGGAACTTGATGAGCTGGCGGTCGATGAACTCGTTGGCCGTACCGGTCAGGCCGCCCACCAGCAGCGGCAGCGAATAGGCGAAAACGGCCGTCAGCAGCTTCCGGTCGATCGCAGGCAGCGTGCGGTCGGCGGTGGCGAGGATCACCAGCCACGTCACCGCGCTGGCGACGAAGTTGGCGACGAAGACCCACCCCACGCCGAAGTCGGTGGAGAAGAGTCCCGCGACGCCGAAGGCGACGGCCAGCGCGACGTTGAGCACCGCGCTCAGCGCCTTGATTCCGACGAAGGTGAGCGCGCGCCCCTGCTCGCGAAGCCGCGAAAAGGGAATGCAGGCCCAGACGTCGAACAGGATGATGAGGCCGACCCAGACGACGTATTCGGGGTGCGCGACATAGGTTTCGCCCATCAGGCGGGCGACGTCGCCGCGGAAAAGGATCATCGCCGCGACGAAAAGCAGCGCCGCGAGCGACGTGGCGCCCCAGGTCGTGGCGAAGAGCCGCCGTTTGGCCCCCCGCACGTCGCCGCCCGCCGCCTCGGCCCGGGCCGAAAAGCGGAAATAGCTCGACTCCATGCCCATCGTCAGGAGCGTGAGCGCCAGCGGAATCAGGGCATAGACGTCGGTGACGATTCCGTAGGCCTCCTGCCCGAATTCACGGGTATAGTAAGGCGTGAGCAGATAGCTCAGGAAACGCACCGCGATCGTGCTGATGCCGTAAATGGCGGTCTGTCTGGCCAGCTTTTCGAGCATAAAGAGTGCTTAATAGGCAGCAAAGATACAAATTTCGGCGGAAAAAGCCGCCGTTTCTCCTTCTTTCGAAGAAAGAAGAGAAAAGCCCGGGGATTCCGGGCAGGGCAACCCGAACCGGCGGGGAGCGGACGGAACCGGATCGGCAGAAAGGAAGCGACGGAACGAAAGGCGCGGCCGGCGGCAGCGGGTGTGCCGCGAAAGCCGGAGGGCGGAACGGCACAAAAAGACCGGACGCTGCCGCGGAACGCCGGAAAGGCGATTCCGGGAAGCGTCCGGAGACAGAAGCGCCCCGTCCGGGCCCGCGAGGTGTTCCTCCCGCGGCACGGAAGGCGTCAAGGGAGCGGCGTCAGAGCCACTTCTTATAGCGGAAAAACCAGATCGTGAGGATCGAACAGACGATCATCAGCCCGATGGCGAACAGGTAGCCCAGCGGAACGACCCAGCCGTTGGAGAGCGTGAGGGTCCACTCCAGTTCGGGCATGGCCTTGAAGTTCATGCCGTAGATCGAGGCGATGAGCGTCGCGGGCATGAAGATCACGGCCGCCACGGAGAAGATCTTGACGATGCCGTTCTGCTCGATGTTGATCAGACCCAGCGCGGCGTCCTGGATATAGTCCAGACGCTGGAAACTGAAGTCGGCGTGGTTTATCAGCGAATTGACGTCCTTGATCATCAGTTGCAGCCGCGGGTAGATGTCGTTCGGAAAGCGCTCCGAACGCAGGATGCCCGACAGGACGCGCTGGCGGTCGAAGATGTTCTCGCGCAGCGACATGGTGCTCTCCTGCAACGCGCTGATGCGGTGCAGCACCTCCTTGTCGATCGAATCCTCCGAATTGACGTCCTTCGAGAGGGCCGCGACCTGCTTGGCGATCAGCTCCACGAGGTCGGCGTCGAAGTCGATGCGCACCTCCAGCAGCGAAATGAAGAGGTGGTAGCCCGTCGAATAGCTGCGGTAGTTCATCTGCAGGCGCTTCTCCGTCTCGCGGAAGGTGCGGAACTCGGCGCTGCGCACCGAAACGAGCACACCCTCGTTCGAAATGATGAACGACACGGGTTCGACGATGAACGAATCGCCCGTGGGAACGAAAAAGTTCGAGTTGGAAATGATGGCGTTCTCGTCCTCGGAGTACTTCGAGGTCGATTCGATCTCCTCGACCTGCTGTTTGGTCTGGAGGCTGATCTCCATGAAGTTCTCGACGGCCTTCTGCTCCTTGATCGTGGGCAGCAGCATGTCGATCCACAGGATGTCGTCGTAGCCCAGCTCGTCGAAAAGCTTGGTGTCGGCATTCCGGATGATCTTGTTGTACTGCTTGAGGTAAATCGTAATCATAAATCGCTCTCTGTAAAGTTCTCGAATCCGTAAGCTGTAGAGAGGCGGGCGCGGCCCGCTAACCTCTTCAGCCGGGATTGGCTCTCGGAGCGACCTTTACGCCCGAGTCCCAGAACTTTCGGAGCGCCTGATTCTTCTGGTTGTCGAAGATGTAGTCGAAATGCGACAGCGTGTCGTAGCCCCGCTGCGGATCGGAGGCGAACGGCGACGAAAGCACCGCCTCGTAACTCCGTTCGAGGCCGTAGGTCAGCGCATGCTGCAAGGCTTCGACCGTATCGGGATCCGTATCCCCGTGCGCCGCCCACACGGCGAAGGCGAAGGGCAGCTCGCCGCACTCCTTCCATGCCGCGAGCAGCGGGTCGTCGCCGCCGAGCAGCGCCTCGCGGGCGGACGGAACGCCGCCGATGCAGTATCGGGTGACGATGTGCGCATCGGAGAGCAGCGGAACGGCCGTAAAGGGAAGCAGCGCGATGTCGGCTTTCCGCTCGATGAAATGCTGGATGACGGTGTCGGGATCGGACAGCAGCAGCTCGGCGCGAAGGTTACCTTCGTGCCGGATACCATAGATGAATGGCGTCGCGCTGAAGCACGACACGGCGGCTATACGTGGAACTGTGACCATCATCCATAAGGTACGAAACGGTTGGTTCGACGGCACAAAGATACACTTTATTCCCGAAAAAGGGCACAAAACCCGCAGATTTCTTTTCCGGGGCGAAACGGGAGGGAGGGCGGCGCGGAAATCCGGACGGACCGGACGGAAGAAAAAACGCCCCGGGAGACGGAAACTCCCGGGGCGCAGTCTTTTCCGGACCTGCCGCGTCACCGCTTCACGACGGGTCGGAGGCGGTAGAGCACGACGTCCTCGGCCGGAACGACCACCTCGCGCTTGCGGTCCGTGCGGAAGCTACGGCCGCCGTTCCAGAGGTCGCGGCCCTCGTAAACGATCCGGTCGAAAGCCGTGGAGCACTGCGACACCTCCGTATCGGTGAAGCTGAACAGCTGCCAGTCGATCGTATAGGGACGCGCCTCGTGCGTGCGGTTGAAGAGGCAGAAGGCCCATTCGCCGCCGGCGAGCGGCTTGAACCAGATTTCCAGTCCGTTGTCGGTGGCGTAGCGCAACCCCTGCACGCCCAGCGGGTCCTGGTCGATGGCGATGACGTCGCGGTCGGTCACGATGGCCGCCGTCTCGTCCGACATGGCGCGTATGTCGTTGCCAAGGATCAGCGGCGCAGCCATCATGCACCACATCGTGAAGTGCGCACGGTCCTGATTGACCGACATGCCGTTGCCCACCTCGAGCATGTCGGGGTCGTTCCAGTGACCCGGACCAGCATAGCGGCGCAGTCCGGCGTTGTCGTCGAAATTCTGCATCACGGTGCGGGGTTTCCAGTCGCCCGTGAAGACCGCGGGGTCGGAGAACGAAAGGCCGATGTCGCCTGTCGTACGCCACATGTGGCCGACCTCCCGCGCCCAGGTCCACGGCTTGCTGTTACCCCACTCGCACATGGAGAAAAGGATCGGGCGCCCGGCGGCGCGCAGGGCGTCGCGCATGAGCGTATAGGCTCCCACGGGATTGATATTCTCGGTGTTGCACCAGTCGTATTTCAGGTAGTCGATGCCCCAGCGGGCGTATTGCAGCGCATCCTGGTACTCGTGGCCGAAGCTGCCGAAACGTCCGGCGCAGGTCCGCCGCCCGGCATCGGAGTAGATACCCAGCTTCAGCCCCTTCGAATGCACGTAATCGGCCAGCGCTTTCATACCGCTCGGGAACCGTTCGGGATCGCACTGCGGAAAACCGTCGGCGTCGCGTTCGGAGGCGTGCCAGCAGTCGTCGATATTGAGGTAAACGTATCCGGCCTCGGCCAGCCCCGACTCGACCAGCGCGTCGGCCATTTCGCGGACCATCCGCTCATCGACGTTGCAGCCGAACTTGTTCCACGTGCTCCAGCCCATCGGCGGCGTGTCGGCCAGGCCCTCCCACTTCTGGGCCGAAGAGGTCGCCGCGCAGCAGAGCGCGGCGCAAAAGAGTAAAAGACGTTTCATATCAGCGATTCGTTTGAGGTTTGTCCGGGTTCGCCGAATCGGTCCGGGCCGCCGGACCGATGCCCGGAAGGCCTGTCCGAAGCCCCGGAAGGGCCGCCGGTTCGGGAAGACAAAGATAACCGATTTTCCCGGCATTCGGGAGCGGGTTTCCATTTTTTTTGGAAAAACTGCGCAAAACTCTTGACAAGGGGGTATCGGCCGCCGTATATTTGCCCCGTAATCCACACCCGGCCGCAAAGACAAGGCCGGTTATCGACATCGGAGAACCGCTCTGTTCCAACCGGATGCGAATAGTTCCCGACAACAATCGACAAATTATCCACAACTTATCCACACGCCCGGAGGTCCCGGAGACATCCGTATCCCCGCTCCTCTCCGGCCCGCACCGGTTCGTTCCGGCCCTCCGCGGCGTCCGGCCCCGCATCTTCCCGGAAGGAGGCTTTCCGGCCGGACAGCGAAACGCATCATCATTCAATCCAAAATCCCTGCACCATGACATTCACCCAAATTCCGCAACAGTACGCTCCGCTCGGCGCGGAGGCGGTTTACGCCGTGGAGAATCCCGCGGGCGGAGACCTCGACATCCGCATCGCGGACGAAAAGGGGGCTACGCTCGGAGCCCTGCGTTTCGCCGCGGCGGCCACGGCCCGCTTCGACGCCGCCCCCGCCCTGCGCCGGGCGCTCCGCTTCATCCCCCTCGTCGGCAACACGGGATTCTACGCCGCCACGGGACGCGTCGTAAAGGCAGCGGTCACGGCCGGAGCCGCCGGAACGCTTTCGGAAGGCACGGAGGCGACGGCTCCGGCGAGGACCTTCCTGCCGGGACGGGAAGCCGCGGAAGCCCCGGCGCTGCTGACGACCCTGCCCCGCCGCCGGATCATCCCGGAAGGAGCCTGCGAAGAGCTGACCCTGCTGACCGCCGGCGACGCCGAAGCGGTGGTGACGGCCCGGACGGCCGATTCGCTGACGGCGGAGAGCTACTCCGTCCGGACGTCGGGACCGCTGCTGTTCCGCATCGACACGCGCGACTTCCCGGGGGCGGAGACGCTCTCGATCGACTTCGGAGAGATCGGGACGGTGGAATACACCGTCGTACCCGCCGTGCGGGAGGCCGTGCGGCTGGCGTGGCGCAGCAGCGCGGGGTCGGTCGAACATTACAGCTTCCCGGTCGTGCGGGAGGTGACGAAAAGCACCCAAAAACGGCGGGCCTGCGGCCCCGAGGGGCACGTCGTCGTACCGCAGCGGAGCGAAAGGCGCACCGCACTGGCCTCGGCCTACGAGACGCCCGAAATGCTGGAGGCGCTCGCCGAACTGACGGAGACGCCCGAAGTCTGGATCGCCGGGGAGGAGATCTACACGCCCGCAGACGTCCTGACCGACGAGGCGACGGTGCTCCGCCGCGGCACGATGAGCTGCCTGGAGATCGAAATCCGAGACAAACGAACCGCTCCCGCACGATGGAACTGACGATCGACGGACGCCCCTGCGACCTGGGGCCGGAACGGATCGCCGTACCGGGCTACGACGCCCGGAAGACGGCAACCCCGGAGAGCTGCCGCGAAGGCCGCACGCTCCGGATCGCACTTCCCGCGACACCCCGCAACGCCGCGGCGACGGGACACCCCTGCGAGCCCCACGCCGCCGGGAAGTTCAACGACACGCGCCACGAAGCCGTGCTGACGGCCGGAGGGGCCGAGCTGCTGCGCGGACCGGTACGGCTGCTCGCCGCGACGGACGCGGAATACACGCTCGAAATCCGCAGCGGCGGCGCGGGATGGGCCGAGAACGCCGCGCGGCGCATGTTCAACACGCTGGGGGTCGAATACGACGGAGAGCTCACGCCGACCGACATCCGCGCCGGATGGACCGACGGCCGGTCCGTGAAGTTCTTCCCCGTGCTCCGCGACGAGTACCCCGCACGGAACAGCCCGTCCGACCTGCTGCCCGCCGAACGGGTGCTCTCGCCGGACGACTACCACCCCTTCCTGCACGTGGCCACGCTCGCCGAACGCATCTTCGCGGAGGCCGGCTACCGCGTCGAGAGCC from Alistipes dispar carries:
- a CDS encoding type 2 periplasmic-binding domain-containing protein gives rise to the protein MMVTVPRIAAVSCFSATPFIYGIRHEGNLRAELLLSDPDTVIQHFIERKADIALLPFTAVPLLSDAHIVTRYCIGGVPSAREALLGGDDPLLAAWKECGELPFAFAVWAAHGDTDPDTVEALQHALTYGLERSYEAVLSSPFASDPQRGYDTLSHFDYIFDNQKNQALRKFWDSGVKVAPRANPG
- a CDS encoding magnesium transporter CorA family protein; the protein is MITIYLKQYNKIIRNADTKLFDELGYDDILWIDMLLPTIKEQKAVENFMEISLQTKQQVEEIESTSKYSEDENAIISNSNFFVPTGDSFIVEPVSFIISNEGVLVSVRSAEFRTFRETEKRLQMNYRSYSTGYHLFISLLEVRIDFDADLVELIAKQVAALSKDVNSEDSIDKEVLHRISALQESTMSLRENIFDRQRVLSGILRSERFPNDIYPRLQLMIKDVNSLINHADFSFQRLDYIQDAALGLINIEQNGIVKIFSVAAVIFMPATLIASIYGMNFKAMPELEWTLTLSNGWVVPLGYLFAIGLMIVCSILTIWFFRYKKWL
- a CDS encoding DNA polymerase III subunit: MRFADITGQEDLKRHLARSVDAGRVSHAQLFSGAAGYGTLALAVAYVQYLCCRHRRDGDSCGECPDCRQIAALAHPDLHLVFPVNKQGKKSGEAVRSDEFLEQFRALFAERGGCFSPQEWYDRLDLGKTLKGMIAAREADEIIRKLSFKSFEADYKTMLVWLPETMNEEAANKILKILEEPWERTLFILVSEQPDRLLPTILSRTQEVAVPRIAPEVLERAARERGVTDPLQARNMARLAGGDLLELGHLAAGENDAARRENFGLFCSLMRLSYNDRHLELIGWAEEAAQLSREQQRSFLRDAARLLRESYMLHAGLSEVCYLWGEELAFCSKFAPFVGSRNIEPLIAEIESAAAQIAQNGNPTIVFTHFALSVSKMIKHL
- a CDS encoding lipopolysaccharide biosynthesis protein, which encodes MLEKLARQTAIYGISTIAVRFLSYLLTPYYTREFGQEAYGIVTDVYALIPLALTLLTMGMESSYFRFSARAEAAGGDVRGAKRRLFATTWGATSLAALLFVAAMILFRGDVARLMGETYVAHPEYVVWVGLIILFDVWACIPFSRLREQGRALTFVGIKALSAVLNVALAVAFGVAGLFSTDFGVGWVFVANFVASAVTWLVILATADRTLPAIDRKLLTAVFAYSLPLLVGGLTGTANEFIDRQLIKFLLPEGVAMAQLGVYGAVTKIAVVMMLFYQIYRLAAEPFFLSNFKKSDFVAMNAAALKYYVMASMVIFLCIALFRDVFALIVGREFREGIFILPVVLGANVLTGVWLNLSFWYKREERTSLAIVVTGTGLAAILLFGCWLVPLCGYFGAAWARLASEVAMVAVSWWLNRRFFPTPYDWRRIGEYVAVALAGFAAAEAVGGAAGNMFVGYAFNMLLLASYVAYLVRRERIDLGAMARAVLKRS
- a CDS encoding glycoside hydrolase family 27 protein, which translates into the protein MKRLLLFCAALCCAATSSAQKWEGLADTPPMGWSTWNKFGCNVDERMVREMADALVESGLAEAGYVYLNIDDCWHASERDADGFPQCDPERFPSGMKALADYVHSKGLKLGIYSDAGRRTCAGRFGSFGHEYQDALQYARWGIDYLKYDWCNTENINPVGAYTLMRDALRAAGRPILFSMCEWGNSKPWTWAREVGHMWRTTGDIGLSFSDPAVFTGDWKPRTVMQNFDDNAGLRRYAGPGHWNDPDMLEVGNGMSVNQDRAHFTMWCMMAAPLILGNDIRAMSDETAAIVTDRDVIAIDQDPLGVQGLRYATDNGLEIWFKPLAGGEWAFCLFNRTHEARPYTIDWQLFSFTDTEVSQCSTAFDRIVYEGRDLWNGGRSFRTDRKREVVVPAEDVVLYRLRPVVKR